The following DNA comes from Heliangelus exortis chromosome 2, bHelExo1.hap1, whole genome shotgun sequence.
CAAGGAGATGGCATGACCCCAAGGAGATGGCATGGCCCCATGGAGATGGCATGGCCCCATGGAGATGGCATGACCCCATGGAGATGGCATGGCCCCAAGGAGATGGCACAACCTGCCCAGGGACCCATCAGCTgcccccagccacccccagcacccatccacAAGGGGACAATGGGATGTCACACTGAagtggctgctcctgctccctgtgacCTCAGCAAACCATGGGGGACACTGACCCGGAAAAAGGGAGTAAAATCTCAGTCCAGCTTTTTTAGGTGCTCTCCAGCAaggcaaaggaagaaagaaaaaaaagcaaccccaaaAAAAGAGCCATTGCCACCAAGCTGGAGGTGCTCCTGTTGACCCCAGGTCACTTCCACAATGGAGTTTTAATTCCAGTTTCCATCCCCAGCAGTTTGCTGCGTGGCCACGAGGACCGTGGATGCCGTGATCCCAACACAAACCACGCACACGAGCAAAACCCCAAAGTCTCCTTCCACGAGAGGCGCTGGCACACGCCcggcagagccaggagctcgGCGTGACCGCAGCCTGGTGACATTACCAGGCCAGATGCCCCTCGGTGGGGACGCAGCAGGGGACTCTGCCGCTccagctctcctctccccagagaACACCACGACTGACCTGGGTCTAAGATGATTTCGGGTTCCGAGTCGTGGCTGGCCTGCAGGAAGGTGGAAGCCACCATCTTCTCCAGGGGCGTGAGGCGCGGCTTGTGGAGGGGCCCGCCGGCGCGGTTCATGGGCAGGTGCTTCTTGGAGGTGATCTTCTTCTTGACGTCCAAGCGCAGGTCGCGCCACTTGTGCTTGAGGTCGTCGATGGAGCGCTCGGTGTAGCCCAGGAAGTTGACGCGACTTTGGATTTGCGTCCAGAGCTGCTTCCTCCGCACGGGGTGAGCCCGGAGGGCTTCGGACCCATACAGGGCGCTGAAATGCCGGACCACATTCCAGACCAACGTCTCAGTCTCGTCATTGGAGAAGTTGGCCTTCCTCTTCCGGCCAGACGCTGGCATCGCCTGCGAGGCTGCGGCAGAGGTGGAAGGGGCACAATTGAACCTCGGTCCCCACTCCTCTCTGTCAGCTCCTGGGGGGAACATGGGGCTGCGGGAGCCCGAGGGAGCCGCGGAGGAGGGAGCCGAAGCAAGAGCCCCCGAGGCATCCATGGCAGGGGAGGCTTGGGCCGGGGAGGATCTAAAGGGCCGCTCCGGCACACCACGCGGCAGGGGGGCACCTCATCCCCTCGCCCCGGCTCGAGAGCACctgggaggggagaaaaggaaagggcagCGGtgggcggcggcggcgcggggcgACGGCGAGGGTCCCCGGCCCTCTCCAACCAGAGGCGCCCGGGGACCCCCCCAGCCAGCTACCGCGGGGGCCGCCGAGAGGCCGGTGGTGGGCGCGTGGGTCACGGCGCGCGCCTCGGGGACGCGGCACGGGGTCCCTGGCCGGGGCCCGGAGGCTGGGCTGAGGGTGCAGAGGAGCGCCTCGAGGCCACAGCAAGGGCCTCGTGGCCACGTCGGCAACAAGAGGGAACGGCTCTGGTTGCACGGAGGGTGTCTCCAGGACGTGGTCTTGGCAACCACCCCAGGGCTACAGCGGGAGCCACAGCAACAATGTCAGGGCCACAGCCATCACCTCTGGGACACAGCCAGCACCACAGCAAAGGGCTCGGCCGTGCTCAGCACCTCAGGCCCACAACAAGGACCTCAGAGATGGCGGGTACCCTGGCACCGTGGCGAGGGCCACGGCCACGGCGAAAGCACCGGGGCTGGAGCACGGGGGCCGCGGCGAAGGCCTTGGCCACAGCACAGGTCTAGGGGCCACAGCAAAGGCCTTGGCCATGGTGAGCATCTCCAGGCCACGGTGAAGATGGCCTGGCTATGATGCAGGCCTTGGCAAGGGTCTTGGCCGTGGGGAGACCCTCAGGGCACCAACAAACACCCCAGGTTCCTACTGAGGACCTCGGCGTTATGGCAAAGTCCTTGGCCATGGCAAGCGCCTCGAGGCCATGGAAAAGATCTTGGCAAAGACCTTGGCAATGGTGAACACCTCAAGATCCCAGTGAGAGCCTCAGGGCCACGGTGATGACCATGGCAATGGCAAAGACGGTGGCCAGGGTGAGTGCTTCAAGGCCACGGTGCAAGCCTTGGCCACGGCAAACACCTCAAGATCCCAACGAGGGCCTTGGGGCCGCAGCAAAGCCCAAGGCCAAAGCAAGGGCTTCAAGGCCATGGCGAAGACCTTGGCCACGGCGAACACCTCAAGATCCCAACGAGGGCCACAGCAGAGACTTTGGCAAAGGTCTTGGCAGTGGTGAACGCCTGCAGCTCTCAGCGAGTGCCGTGGCAAAGACCCTGGTGAAGGCCTCGAGGAACACCCCAAGCTCCCGCCAAGCGCTTCATGGCCATCACCAAGGTCCTGGCTCCGCCAAACGCCTCAAGGTCCCGGCAGAGCCCGCGGACACGGTGCGGGTCTGGGGCCTGAGGCAAAGCCCCCATCCGGGGCCAGCACCCCAAGGCCACGGCGTGAGCGGCCCCCGGCGCAGGCCCGGGCCCCgcagacccccccagccccgcggGGAAAGTCCCCGAACCCCCTCAGCATCCCCCGGCCCCACCGAGACCCCCCCGGGCGGCCACCCCAGCGCTCCTCAGCCCCTCCCGGGGACAGCGGCCTCTCCTCCCCGCAGCCGCGGGGCTGCCCCGGGTCCGTCTGTGTCGGGGGGGTCCCGGCTGCACCCCCGGGGCAGGGCCGGGGCCTTCAGCCCGCGGCTTTTGTTCGCGCTTCCGCCGGGCACCGGGGACAAAGGGGCCGCCGGTGCCTTCTGCGGGGGAGGGACGTGCGTGTGTgtgcggggaggggggggggaaccggggcaggggagggggggggggcaggaacAGAACCCGCGGGATTtcaccccctcagcccccaactctcccttcccaccccccacccccccacccccgtTATAACACCCCCCGGGGCAGGACGGCGGGCGCCTACCTGTGCCGGGACGGGCGTGcgaaggggaggaggggaaaggggggggaaaagggaaggggaaggggggggaagggagaagcgGGGGTCAGCGGTGgaggttggggtgggggggtggccggggggggggtgtctcagcggcggcggaggcggcggcgggtAATGGCTCCCGCCTCGGCGGAACTCTCCTTCATTTCCTCCGCCTCCCAACAGCGGCGGCGAGGGGGGAGCGGGCCCGGAGGCTCCGCAGCGACCTCTGGTGGTACCGCCACCGGCAGGCGGGCGGGAAGCCTCCGAGACACCCCGGGAGCGGCGGAGGCACCCCAGGAACGGGAGAGGCACCCCAGGAACGGGGGAGACACCCCCGGGAGCGGCGGAGGCACCCCAGGAACGGGAGAGGCACCCCAGGAGCGGGAGAGGCACCCCGGGAGCGGGGGAGACACCCCAGGAACCGCAGAGACACCCCAGGAGCGGGGGAGAGACCTCCAAAACGGCGGAGACACCCCAAAAACGGGGGAGAAACCCCAGAAACGGGGGAGACACCCCAGGAACGGGAGAGGCACCCCAGGAGCGGGGGAGACACCCCAGAAACGGGGGAGACACCCCAGGAACGGGAGAGGCACCCCAGGAACCGCAGAGACACCCAAAAAACGGCACACACACCCCCAAAACGGGGAAGACACACCAAAAACGGCAGAGACACCCCAAAAATGGGGGAGACACCCCAGAAACGGGGGAGACACCCCAAAAACGGCAGACACCCCAGAGACGGCCGAGACACCCCAGAGACGGTGGAGAGACCTCCAAAATGGGGGAGACACCCCAAAAACGGGGGAGACCCACAAGACAGGGGAGACACCCCAGGAACCGCAGAGACACCCCAGAAACGGCAGAGACACCCCAGAAACGGGGTAGACACCCCAAAAACGGgggagacacaaaaaaaaacgGCACACACACCCCCAAAACGGGGGAGACACCCCAAAAAATGGCGGAGACCCCCTAAAAGGGCACCCACCCCCATAACAGCACACACCCCCCACAACTGCACACACGCACACCCCAAAACTGcagaccccccccaaaaaccacacacacacccccaaaaCAGGACACGCCCCCCAAACCGCACACCCCCCGCCTCCCTTCACCGCAGTGACACCCATTTAGGGACACCCCCCTCACGACTGCAGCACCCCCGTGGTGTGCATCCCTGTGGAGCCCCTCCCCAGGACACCCCAGTCCTGGACATCCCCCTCCGGGAGCTGTGTGCACCCCAATAACTGTGCATCCCCGTGGGGACTCCCCCTGGGGCACCCCagttccccctctccccccttggggaatcccagccctgcccccccacacccaggggctgtgtgcacCCCAATAATTGTGCATTCCCGTGGGGACCCCTCTCGGGACACCCAAGTGTCCCCCCTTCTCGTGCATCCCTGTGGGGACCCCCCTGGGGGATCCTGGTCCCGTCCCCCTTGGTggcctcctgctgcctctggttCTCCGTGCACGCGTGGGGTTTGTCCCCGTGCCCCATTCCCTTGGGGACAGAGGTGTCACCGTGACAGggagtgggtgctgggggtcccACGCTCTCGGTGGGGGCCCTGCAGGGGACCCCCGGGTGCACGTGGGTCCCCATTGCCCGTggaaggggacagagagggTTGGGGACCCAGGAGCGGTCAAGGTGTCACCATGCCATGGGGTCCATGTTCCCAGGacagggtgagggaggggatggggagatTTGGGGTGGGCAGCCCCAAAACgagggggcggggagggggcaggggggctcTGCCTGGCTCACGGCGGGACATTAAGTGACAATATTCCACCAGCTGCtcaattttgccttttttaatgcCTGTTGCAAACGTCCAGGTGACAACAGCCGGTGGCACCCGCGTCCCCGCAGCGCGGGGacaccccagcaccaccccGCGCACCCCCTGGCAAACACAACCACCCCACGCAGGGCAAATCAAAGCCCCCCACGCAGGGGGGGCAGCTCCACGATGGCTCCCGCAGGCCGCAGAAGCCACCCCCCAGGAGCGGGTCTCGGCAGCGGGCCGGTGACCCCGGCGCCAGCCCCCGGCACCGTCCCCACGGGCGGGTGACATCCAGAGCGCGGTGCTCCCCCCCGGACACCCGCCGTGCCACGCAGACCCCACGGCACAGCTCCGGTGGCACCGCGGCAGGGCACGGCGGCCAGGCCAGTCCGGGGAGGAGCTCCTGTCCCCACCGCAAGCTCCGGGCACCTCACTGCGTGGACGGGATGTCCCCGGCGGGGCCAGTCCCGGCGCTGGCTGTCACCGCGTGCACCGCGTCCTCCAGCCCGTAGAAGGCCTGGAAGAGGCCGGGGGAGGTGGCCCGGCACTCCAGGTACCTCCGCAGCGTGGCCAAGCTCCCCCACACCTCCCGCTCCGAGGGGCAGCGCCGAGCCACCATCGCTCCcccgtcctcctcctcctcctcctcccttgtcCCCACGTCCCCACGGCGCTCCGGCTCCTCGCCCGCCCGGTGCACCGGCTGCTCCCGGGTGAGGGCGCCGGGTGCCGGGCCCTGGGTGCCGGCGGCGGGGCCGAAGCCGGCGGCACGGAAGCAGCCGGCGATGAGCCCCGGGCGCACGTCCCCCCAGGCCTGTGCCAGCATGTGAAGGACATCCAGGAGCGACGGCTGCTCCACGCCGCGCTCCACCGACAGCCACCGCAGCAACCGGCGCCGGTAGTGCCCCTTGAGGTCGCCGGTGATGCCGCGGTCCAAGGGGTCGGCCAGGGAGGCGGCCGGCGGCACAAAGACCATCCTGACGTGTGAGAGCTGGAGGTGGGGCTGGGCCCGGTGCTTGGCGAGGAGGAGGAGCGCGCTCTTCCCCTGCCGCCGCATCCCCTCGTTGAACTCCCGCAGCCACTCGGTGAAGAGCGGGGCGGTCACGCCGGCCGAGCTGCCCGCGCGGTAGCTCCAGGGCATCTGCTCCAGGTTGACCCCCTGGAGGCAGCGGGGCCGGGGGCTCTCCCCCACCGCCCGCAGCGGCAGCTTCTCCGAGCCGTCGGCGTTGGCgcagagcaggaggctgagcCGCTCGCCGCCGCTCTCGCCTTCGCCGGGGGAGCCGGCGGGGAGGAGGATCCCCGTTTCCCCGCACGCGTAGATCTCGGGGGCCGCGTAGCTGCGGAGGAGACCCGGCAGCACCGCGCCCGCCCAGCGCTCGGCCGTGGGTTGCTCGGCGTCCCCGTCCTCCGCCGGTGGCTTCTTGAAGGCCAGGTTGTGGCGAGCTCCGAAGCGAGCCAGCCACCCCCCGTTGGGCTCCGGGTCGGGCCGGCCCAGCGCCTGGGCGAGGTGTTTGGCCTTGACGTGGAGGAGGGGTGGGCTGAGGGGCAGCCGGGCGGCCCGGGTGCCCTCGACCCAGCGCAGCAGCGCGGCTTCCAGGGCCGCGTCCTTCCCCTCCCGCTTGCGTTTGCGCTCGGGGTCGCCGTTGCGGTGCCACTCGCCGAGGATCCGCTCCCGGTTCTTGATGATGCGGCAGATCTGGGGCTGCGACACCCCGAAGCGCTTGGCCAGCTCGCTCTGGGACACCTTGGGACCTTCCAGCATCTCCAACACCCGCACCTTCTCCGTCAGCGACAGCTCCTTCCGCTCCTTCCGCGGGGCCCCCGTCCCTTCCGTGGTCCCCGGGGAGCGGCCGGCGCAGGGGCCCGGGGGGCGGCCGGGGGTGCCGGTGAAGCCCCTCCCGCAGCGGCCGCAGGCGTGGGCCGAGTCCCCGCCGTGTCCCAGCCGGTGCCGCACCAGGTCCGGCTTCTGCCCGAAGCCTCGGCCGCACTCCCCGCACTCCCGGATGGGTGGTGGAGCCACGAACCCCCCGTTACCGGCACCGGGAGCCGGCTCGGGGGCACCGCAGTAGCTGCAGCCCCGTTCTGGCGGCGGGACGGGGAAGTCGCCGGGGCCGATGGGGTGGGTCGGGGGGGATGCGGGCAGCGGGGACGCCCCCTCCTCACTCttcacctccttccccagccagTCCCCTGCCGAGACACCGCGGAGTTATCAAGCGACCCCCACACCAGAACCGCTCCGGTTCGGCAGGGCTCAGCCCGGTGccgctgccccggccccggtgCCACCCGGCCCCCCGCTCACCCTGCGAAGAGCCATGGGGCGCTGCGTGTGGTCGGGGGCTCCGGTGCTCCCCGTAGggccccgccgcctcctcccCTCGCTCCACCTGGGCCAGGATGTCGGGTTTGGTGACGGCGGAACCTGGCACCGAGACAACAGCCGATGCCACCGGTGCTGACACCACACGGCACCGCGGACCCGGGCACGACGGGGCCGGGCCGGCGTCCCCCGCCACCGTTTCCCCGCGGTGAAGGGGACACCGACGGTCCCGTGGTGAACCCAGAGCCACCCCAGGGCCACCTCCTCCCGCCGCCCGTGGGCCACCGGGCTCGCTCACGGCCGGTGCTGGGCAGGACCCGCGTGCCTCACCCAGGGCGGCGGAGAGCTCCCGGTCCTCCTTCATGGCACCGGCACCGCTCCGCCGCTCCCGCCGAGGCCTTCACCTGCGGGAGGCGCGGCGGCGGCTGAGCCGTGGGCCGCACCGGGATGGCGGCAGCGGCGCGGAGGATGGGgagggcggggcggggccgccGGGACCGCCCGTGGGGAGCCCGCAGCTCTGCGGTGCCGAGGCCGTGTCCGTGCCGGGTCCCCCcggtccccccccccccgccgctcCCGCTGCCACCGGAGGGCGCGCGCGTACCGGCGCGGGGCCGCGCCCGAAGCCCCGCCCCTTCTCCCCAGCCATTGGACCGCTCACAGCGGGCGCCGCGCTGATTGGCTGCCCCGCCACCCAATCAGCGCCTCGGCTCGGCTCGGGAGGCGGCGCTTCCGCATGCGCGGTGCGCGTGTCCGCCCGGTGAGTGCGCAGTCCTCCCGCCCGCCAGGGGTCGCTGCCGTCCCGCcccccgctgccgccgctccCAGCCTGCCCCGCGCTCTCGGCATGGCCGCTCTGTCCCGCCGCTGCTGAGGAGCCGCCGGGCCGCCCCCCCCGCTGCTCCCGCCGCCCGCTCCGTTCCCTTCCGTTCCCTTCCGTTCCCTTCCGTTCCCTTCCGTTCCCttccgctccgctccgccgcCCCCCCGCGCCCCGCAGGCCCATGGCCGACTGGGCCCCCGCTCAGGTAAGCGTTGCCcccgccctcctcctccccccgccgccgccgccccccggcCTGGTCCCCTCTCCCGGGCCCGGGCCCCTCGTCCCGGGCCGCCGCTGCTTCCTCGGGCGCTGGAACGCCTCCCCCCACGCTCCTGTCCCCCCGCAGGGCCTCGAGTGGGAGATGGAGTCCCAGGAGCTGGCCCcggagcagcccctgcccgcCCCCGAGCAGGGCCCCGCCGAGGAGCCCGAGCTCCCGGCAGCCGAGATCTCCCTGACCGTGGTGACCGAGATCCAGGCCGTGGACAGGAAGGTGGATGCCCAGGCCGCTCAGCTGATGAACCTGgaggggaggatgaggatggcAGAAACCAAACTGGTCGGGTGTGAAAAGACAGCGGTGGAGTTCGGGAACCAGCTGGAGAGCAAGTGGACAGCGCTGGGCACCCTGATCCAGGAGTACGGGCAGCTGCAGAAGAggctggagaacatggagaaccTGCTGAAGAACAGGAACTTCTGGATCCTGAGGCTGCCCCCCGGGGCGAAGGGGGAAATCCCCAAGGTGAGGGGGTCCTGGGGCTGTCACAGGGCAGCTCTGGTGCTGAGCCAGGGGGGATCCACCAGCCTGGGGCCCCGGGTGTCCACAACAGCCCCTGGTTATCTGGGGGTGATCCAGGGGTCTGGAACGTGGCAGAACCACGTGGCTCAGCCTGGTGGCTTCGGTGACGTCCCCAAGTTCCTCTTCAGAGGCCATTTTAGACTGgtctgaggaagaagttcttcagcagaagggtgctgagcctctggaacagattgcccagagaagctgtggctgccccctccctggaggtgttcaaggccaggttggaggaggcttggagcaacctgggctggatgagaggtgtccctgggcatggcaggagcttggagcagatgagctctcagctccctgaCAGCCTCAGCCACTCTGGGATTATTCTGTGActctggctgcagcagaacCAGCTCAAAAATGAAGTTGGAAACGAGTCTGTGTGTTGGTGCTGTGTGTGAGAcatcagcagcagcctggggagagtcggggtgcaggggggtgaggagggaaaGCTCTGTTCAGTGGGGGGTGTGGAGCCatcct
Coding sequences within:
- the LOC139791919 gene encoding tigger transposable element-derived protein 3-like isoform X1; translation: MKEDRELSAALGEARGSCPAPAVSEPGGPRAAGGGGPGVALGSPRDRRCPLHRGETVAGDAGPAPSCPGPRCRVVSAPVASAVVSVPGSAVTKPDILAQVERGEEAAGPYGEHRSPRPHAAPHGSSQGDWLGKEVKSEEGASPLPASPPTHPIGPGDFPVPPPERGCSYCGAPEPAPGAGNGGFVAPPPIRECGECGRGFGQKPDLVRHRLGHGGDSAHACGRCGRGFTGTPGRPPGPCAGRSPGTTEGTGAPRKERKELSLTEKVRVLEMLEGPKVSQSELAKRFGVSQPQICRIIKNRERILGEWHRNGDPERKRKREGKDAALEAALLRWVEGTRAARLPLSPPLLHVKAKHLAQALGRPDPEPNGGWLARFGARHNLAFKKPPAEDGDAEQPTAERWAGAVLPGLLRSYAAPEIYACGETGILLPAGSPGEGESGGERLSLLLCANADGSEKLPLRAVGESPRPRCLQGVNLEQMPWSYRAGSSAGVTAPLFTEWLREFNEGMRRQGKSALLLLAKHRAQPHLQLSHVRMVFVPPAASLADPLDRGITGDLKGHYRRRLLRWLSVERGVEQPSLLDVLHMLAQAWGDVRPGLIAGCFRAAGFGPAAGTQGPAPGALTREQPVHRAGEEPERRGDVGTREEEEEEDGGAMVARRCPSEREVWGSLATLRRYLECRATSPGLFQAFYGLEDAVHAVTASAGTGPAGDIPSTQ
- the LOC139791919 gene encoding tigger transposable element-derived protein 3-like isoform X2, yielding MKEDRELSAALGSAVTKPDILAQVERGEEAAGPYGEHRSPRPHAAPHGSSQGDWLGKEVKSEEGASPLPASPPTHPIGPGDFPVPPPERGCSYCGAPEPAPGAGNGGFVAPPPIRECGECGRGFGQKPDLVRHRLGHGGDSAHACGRCGRGFTGTPGRPPGPCAGRSPGTTEGTGAPRKERKELSLTEKVRVLEMLEGPKVSQSELAKRFGVSQPQICRIIKNRERILGEWHRNGDPERKRKREGKDAALEAALLRWVEGTRAARLPLSPPLLHVKAKHLAQALGRPDPEPNGGWLARFGARHNLAFKKPPAEDGDAEQPTAERWAGAVLPGLLRSYAAPEIYACGETGILLPAGSPGEGESGGERLSLLLCANADGSEKLPLRAVGESPRPRCLQGVNLEQMPWSYRAGSSAGVTAPLFTEWLREFNEGMRRQGKSALLLLAKHRAQPHLQLSHVRMVFVPPAASLADPLDRGITGDLKGHYRRRLLRWLSVERGVEQPSLLDVLHMLAQAWGDVRPGLIAGCFRAAGFGPAAGTQGPAPGALTREQPVHRAGEEPERRGDVGTREEEEEEDGGAMVARRCPSEREVWGSLATLRRYLECRATSPGLFQAFYGLEDAVHAVTASAGTGPAGDIPSTQ